The following DNA comes from Anopheles arabiensis isolate DONGOLA chromosome 3, AaraD3, whole genome shotgun sequence.
CGGGCATCCGCGTCGACCGAAGGGTGAAGCGTAAACGCACCCCCATCCTATCTCGTTCCCATTCCGATCTATCATCgtgtccatttttgttttgtgctgcaTGCATTATGTGTCGCTTAAAGGAACTCCTCGGTACTCGTCGGTGTATGACTAAGCCCCATGAATCTTTACTGCTTGCCGGCGGTCGTTTGTTTATCGTATTTCACCACAGAGCGCACACCATGCATAATGGGGGTAAGGTGCGAGGATTTATACCGTCTACCAGCCCAGAGATGGTTGGCCCTGGGAGCACCTCACAGAGGCAGTTCGCCAATTTAATGACCACGGTAAACATGCGCCAAAACCGTACGCGTACTCGTGTTGTATTTGTATCGCAATCGTAGTGAATTATTGCCAAAGTTTAACAATTCATGCTGCCCTTTAATTGTTCGATGCAATAGAGACCTCTATGTCATTATCATTTTATCTTTCTTGCGCATGATTCTGTTCGTTTTTGTCTTGCACGATGGGCGCCCGGGCGTGACTTTGTTGTGTACCACCCGGAAAGTCTCCCGTAGGGACAGCTTTTGCATTAGCAATGCCACTTTCCTTTAACTATTTTGTGCAACCGATTAAAAATGATTCCATCTAGCACTATATTAGTTTGATATATCATTATTGTTTCATTATCTTGTTCTTTTCCATATCaacttttctctttctcttctctctctctctctctctctctctctctactttCTCTTCCATGTTGTGAACATACGTCTTGTGCTTCGTGTATCTACTATTTTCCTTTCCCCCCGacccacaacaaaaaaaacacgcatcgcacacacacacacacacatgtcccTTTCCAACTTTCCCTCCCTCCTGATTACTTCCGTTTAGAGGCCGCCCAAGTCATGCATGAAATCTGTGTCGCTGTCAAGTACTTGCACGATTCCAACATCGCACACCGTGATCTCAAGCCGGAAAACCTGCTGTACACGTCGCCCCACCCGAACGCCATACTAAAACTGACCGATTTTGGCTTCTCGAAGGAAACGTTCATCAAGGACACGCTGCAGACGCCCTGCTACACGCCGTACTACGTCGCGCCGGAAGTGCTGGGGCCGGAGAAGTACGACAAGAGCTGTGATATTTGGTCGCTCGGTGTTATCATGTACATtctgtaagtgtgtgtgtgtttttgtttgcgctgTGACGTGCGAGAGCGAGCGAAAAAGCAGCGGAGGTGTTGACGGGTGTTCAATCTAATTTTCCCCACAGGTTGTGCGGATTTCCTCCGTTTTACAGCAACCAGGGGCTAGCTATCTCGCCCGGCATGAAAGCACGCATCCGCACCGGACAGTACGACTTCCCGAACCCGGAGTGGAAGAAGGTTAGCCAGGCGGCCAAGGACCTGATCAAGGATATGCTGAACGTGGAGCCGGAGAAGCGGCTCACCATTGAGCAAGTGATGATGAACCCTTGGATTCGGGTAAGCTGGGGTGTAGGCTGGGTTGCGTTTCCGTTTGTGCGTATGTACTTAAAATTGTCCCcccttttctctcccttcACTCTGCAGCGCTACACCGAGGTGCCCCAAACTCCGCTACACACCGGGCGCATGCTGAAGGAGGGCGAAGAAATTTGGCCCGAGGTGCAGGAAGAGATGACCCGCTCGCTGGCCAACATGCGGGTCGATTATGAGgtgcgaaacacacacacacagtcataCTGTGGATGACACATCGAATTAATAATCGCTTTTTTGCCCCTTTCCCCCCCTCACAGATGCACATCAAGAATCTGGACAGCTCAAACAATGCACTGCTCAACAAGCGGCGAAAGCGCGTGGAAGAAAAGGCTGCCCCCAAAGAATAATGCGCGACTGGCCGGACGGCGCAGCATCCTCCTCCTGTGGCGGCCCACGTTGCGGTCGCCTACTATTTCCCGCTGGTCGCCTTTTGTTTGCTCGTGGGCTGGTTTTTCGTTAGCGGCGGGGGCAAGTAGGCGCTGAGACGGTGCCGCCAGCCAGACAGCCAGCAAAAGCCAGCCGTCGCTTTTTCGGGTCGATTATTCTGGTGTGCATCGCATCGGGGTCGTCCCCATTCCCTTTTCCCGGTACGAGGGGGAAGGGCCGATTTTCCCGCCCTATTTTACTCTGCTGAAAAGTTAGAAAAAAAGACTAGTATTTAATCAGTGTTTAAGCATTTTAACGAAAACAATCAGTtgcttttttaaatcattttattcTTATGACGGTGGATTGAAGGCACTACTCGCGATTCTAGCGCGAGTTTCCGCTCTCAAGCAAGTGGATttgggttattttttttattttttaacggAATGGAACAATCGAAAAGACGAACGGAACGAgaacagcaaaagaaaaacccaaACCTTTTTACATACCGGACACAAATTGACTGCTGCTACGTCACTGTTACCGGCTGCTTACCGTTGAGTACACCAGCTGGGGTCGCGCTATTTGGCCGCAGTACAGTTACCGCAATACATCACATTTATagagatatatatataaacaatgtataaatatttacaatggtgctgctgctgatgcctCTCAGCTTCTTGTTGCTAAAATGGAGCCCCTGTTATAATGCAGTGGGAAACTGCCACGCATTTGGAGAGGGGACAATGAATGAGGAAGAAAAGttctatatattttttcaaatcGTGACCGTTATTAACGCACTATAGCAGACAGTTTTGCCCGATGCGGATAGAGATGTATAGCTTGATaatgaacagaaaaaaaacacacacacacacattttaaacGCTAGATTAAATACGTAGAACCGCGACAAGACAAGATAAGGTGGGCAGGAATTGACGAAGCGAGGTaggataaacaaacaaacaaacaaacgaaaaaatcgCCCACGCGTACAGGAATCgaaaatatatgtatatgctaaaaacaaacaaaaatcggaAACAATAATCAGTGTTTTGGGAGGGGAAAATaaataggaaaacaaaacattaaaaaaaaaaacaatttctagCTTAAGCTTTTTGGCGTTTAAAGGcaacaaaaacggaaaaacagacaaaaaaaaatacaaaatcggCTTAACAAAATCACTCGATAATCAGTAATAAATGCTCCTGGCGTTGTGCTCGCGATCGTATTGTGGCCACCCAGGGAAGACGGGCCAttttcatccatccatccatcaacACAAAACGGAGAAAGATATAGGGAAAGTAGGACCTTGTCTTACCGAACATCAAGAGCGACAGATGAGGGGCAACAAATCGAACAAAACGGAAAGACTTAATCTCAAAATGTCGAACTACCTTTACCCCTGGCGCGTTGCAAAACCATCCTCCCCGGAGGGGGGGATACGAAAGCAAGAAGAGAAATGTTTTCAATATATTACAACAAGGCAAATTGCAACGTTTGCCAAGGGCCATCAAGGGCGATCACGTCCTACATGAAACATGAAATTTGTCAATTTATATCTTCTCCTATCCCGTTTACTTTTTCACGTTTAATAAACTACAATATCTTACTAATCGCTTTCCTCATCGGTTTGCATTTAGGggaaaaacatcatcatcTGGCTAGTTAGTTCTTTTGCTCGATGATCTCTCGTTAATCTCGGGAGCCACACTTCCCCGATAGGATCGCTTTACAGCAGATATATTTATATTCCTTACATATTCCTTGCCACCACGcgtaacaaaaacacattccgtGCCAGTCCACAATTGTCCACAGTGTTGTTTACCTCAGCCAAAAACCTCAACCTTCACGCAAACAATCCACTCAATTAAGGCCAACGGAAGTAGGACGACGTACGACGGAATGTTGTTCACAGCAAGAGATTAGTTGTACCTTTCATAGAGCGTTTTAGGGTagaagttgttttgttttgtttttttttttggtcgtgtGGTGTGTGATACATTTGCCGGTTGTGTGGGAAAGAAAACCCCGTTAACGCTATCGTTCTGGGGCGTTTCTAAAAcgcttggtgtgtgtgtgtgtgtgtgtgtttgtctaaGTGTATCTTGAATGGGGAGGGTGCTGTTTCAAGAAGGaagaaataatataaaaaaaaaatatagctAATTACATGAAAGTCAATGTGTTTCTTAAAGTCATGTTACAAGAAACGTGAACGAATACAataaaacaagcaagcaaacaaacaaacaaacaaaaccccaacaaaacaacgaaaaaaacgaaagtttCAAACAAAGTAATAGAGCCAATGCTTCTGTAGGCGCATCCTaccaaacacaaccacacaacacaaaacccaTTACTAACGCCAAATCGCTCCTGTTCGTTCTACCCTTTTATCTTCCCTCCCTTTTGCCTTGCCCATCTCAAATCACCTTGTTCTtggtgatttaattaaaaaaagccaGACACTTCTCGTCGTAACGAAAGGTTGTTCAATTGAAGCAGTTATCCAATAACAATGTtatgcaaataaacaaaacaaaacaaaaggactaaaaaaagcagaaaaaaataagtatGTTAAGCGCCAAAAGGGAAAAatcaacgaaaacaatacaaacaataAAGAAACACGTTTCGTCCAAAGgcaacacttttttttggggggacgaaggaaaagaagcataaaaatatgtttagaGTGGAAAATAAACAGGCAAAAAGAAACGACGATGATTAACGCGATTAATGCATATTATGTGAAAATGTATTGGGTGTCGAATGGGAGGTACCGTGGAATTGTATGATTCTAAATTTAGAGAAAATCCTAAATTGTTAAACGAAAGCACATaaatcccccctcccccttatTGGCTATTGGTGAACGAGTAATAAACggataaaagaaagcaaacttcaatttaaaacaaatcgaCTTTCTTTTAAACAAGcttcgtgttgttgtttgaaatgTTCATGCTTGCTGGTTTCCCATATAATActcgtgtgttgtttgttttgtttttatttgtcgtcagtaaaaatataatatatttgttttatacaTATATTTACAGCCTTTCTTGCGCTTCATCCcctccacaccaccaccaccaccaccgccgccgtcaCCACAAGAGCAACTCCACTGCGCGCTGCACGGTCCATTCATTTCGGTTGCGTATCCATTCCATTCATTGCGCGTACGATTATCGTCCCTTTTCACTATCGCTGTGCTACTCTCTTCCTTTACCATCCtactttgtttgttgctttttccaTTAGCTTCCTAATCTTTCCTTTTCCCCGATGCGGCCACgaactttttctgttttgcgatagaagtttctttttttaaattgaattacacATTTCCCCTATTCACGTTCTCTTTTTAGAGCATGTTAGCAAGCAACACcatcaaaaaacaaatatggaaacttaaaaatcTTAGCAGGAATTAAACACCTTTTTTTTGACACAGCAGTAAAGaataaaaacacgcacacattttagggtaataataattaaaaaaaagaaggtacgACTTATACACAAACATCAGTTAAATCTTGTGATTTGTAACATTCATCACCTTGGAAAGGATactttccctctttctctttctcactctctagCTCTTTGaacgagttttttgttttgttttatgcgaATATATGAGTAGAAACACATACAACAGCAAATCTAAATGAACATACAGCGAATAATAAACGCGCCTACTACTGGAAGAAGTTTGCCAGGCATGCTATCCAATGTTTGCCAATCCtttgtgttttcttcgtttgctttctttctatATCGTTTCCACAGCTACATTCCGCTAGCCTACTGCGCATACAGCGCGCCAACTAAGGTTTGGGAGGTTTAtgttccctctctccctctctccgaACACATCCATCTTTTTTTCGAGCCATTTATCAGCTTGGCGTTTGGTGCCATCTTTAACGAAATTATTCTGGCGCATTCGTCCAATTTTACCATTGTGTTTTGCATCGTTCAACAAATACTCCCTATATACCGTGTCGCCTAATATTCCCCCCCTTCAGTTCGAGCGAGGTGTGCAGTAAACACTAGTGGTGCCGCCGTTCCATTCATCTTCACTGGACAAGCTACAAAGCTACATTTTCTTCCCAATTTCCATTCGCTACTTCCTAAACCACGCGATCCATCGCGTACCATCTCGATTCTAATTGCGCTAGCTGGATGGGGAGGGGAGGCTAGTGGGAGGGGTAGCAGCGGGTGCGCTCAGAAGTAGATCAGCTTGGCATCCGATGGGCACTGCTCCATGGGGCAGTAGGGACACTTTAATCTGAAAGTATTGTTCATGCTACAATTAGCGTGTCGTTGTGTGTGTCGTAGGGTGTTTACACCCAAGTGAGCAAAGATGGTaaaaaaggtgcaaaaaagGAACATGGGATTGGAAGAGGAGAGCAGTGTTGGGAGCAGTGTTTGAGCGGTTGAGCGAGAGTCACACGGGCATCGATGTCGTCGTGTTTTTGGTGGCACCGGCGCCGTCCGCGATCGATAGAacgagaaggaaaagaaaattaaaggTGAACAagattatgttttatgttttttgtttttgctgtttaaaTATACGCAAACGATTGTAGCGGAACACTGGTCAAGAGGAAGTAGTGTAGCAAGTATTAAAAATGGCCAGTAACATAGGGtaggaagtgtgtgtgtgtgtgtgtgatttgtttGCGAGAGAAAATGCTGCACTTACATCGGTCCATTGCTAAGTTTGTTAAGCGCATCGCGGGATATGACGTGACCGCACAGCAGCTTCATCGGCGGGTTGTCTTCCGAACTCTGCTGCCGCAGAATGGGACAAGCGAAGATGGAGTGAAACCGATTGTCCGGCTCTAGCTCAATTTCGATCTGGAAGAAGGTACGAATTAAAAGATTTGTTATATTAAAACAGTTATTTAGCATAATATTGTATTGTAAAGAGTTTGTGCGCAGAAGGTACAAGCAAACACGCATGTTTGGCTagcaattatttaaaaaaaagtgtataattttaaaattaatgttaCAATTCCAAACGTAGTTTAAAGACAAGGTCTGTCATGTTAAGAGAACGCACTTTTCATTATATTGGTTCAACAAATAGATGTTTTGTATGATTGCCCGAATTGCATtttcattattgttatttaacCTAAGACAGCCGACGGCCATTGTTGCTCAAGAAAAGGAAGTTATGTCCTCAAGTGTGATAGCGTATTGCTTCGAATTACGGACACTTAAGGCATTTTTGGAACTAGATTTGAACTAGAACTAGAAATTCAATAATAACATGCCAAAAGTCCGGAATTTGAAGCATTCGATTAATTTGATCGTAGTATATCGAACGTATAGCTAACgagaactggtcaagaattaGCAAAGAACAGCGAAACAGCTGAGTGTAGTGCTCCACACTATCGTTCTTTTCCCTACAGAACCAATACTTACAGGCAGCTCATCGCGACCGTTCCAGATGCCCGTCACCTGGCGCGACATCATCACCTGCTTGAGATTGAGCAGCGCGGGCAGCGCGGTACAGCCCGCGTTCACAATCACGGACAGGGGCGAATCCTTGTTGATGCCCAGCAGCTGGCAGGCATCCTTGAGGAACACGTCCGCCGTCTCGATCCACATCTCCGGCGCGGTGAGGTACTTGTACGGTGAGTTGTGTATGCCGATCTGCAGGTAGATCAGCGTCCCCATCAGGATCTGGATGTCCTTCTCGAAGCGCCGCACAAACTTGGCAAAGTTGGAGCGGGCGTACGCGATCGCATCCGTTTGCGCCTGCACCCCGCCGTTCAGTATCTGCATGAACGCCAGCCGGTGCAGCTTGAACTCGAGCGTGCTGTTGCGCGCATCCAGCTCGGCCGAGTAGCGGGCGGCCCAGTCGAGGGCGGGGGCCAGATTGCCGGTGTGAATCGCCTCCCAGATGCGGTGCAGCTCGGCGTACGGTTCCGGCACGATGTCCTCCGCCGGCAGGCCCGACTCCTTGATCAGTGCGTCCGCCACGTCGTCCATGCCCTGGCGGTAGAAGTGCTGGGCCATGATTTTGTTCAGCAGCATCACGTTGCGCTCCGTCTGGAACACGTCCGTGCGCGAGGTGGCCGTAAAGTCGGCGACAAAGTTGCGGTCGATCGCCTTGCCCACCTTGCTGACCGTACCGTGCAGGTCGCGGTGCTCGGTCGTGAGACGGTGCAGCTTGTCCTTCGTCTTGCTGAGCGCCTCGTTCAGCACGTCCACCTGGCCGGCCGTAACTTTGCTGTCGGGGTTACCTAAAAGTGgaaggggtggggggagaGGGAATGGAGTGTTTATACATTTCTGCACCAGATGAGAGGGCAAATATGGGGAGGAGCGCTGAACGCCCGCTTTACCTTCCGCGATGGACGAACGAAGCTTCTCGATCAGCGAAATCACATCGCCGATGATGCGCTGGGAGTGATCGTTAATAGCGGAAAATTTGTTGATCACCTTCTCCACCTCCTTCTCGACGGCAGCACAGGAATCCATCGTATGGGGCAGGGGTAAAGTTGCTCCAACGGACACGGAACGGCAGGAACGCTGACTGGGTGACGctttttactattttactTTCAACAACACTCCAACAACAAGAGAGTTCACTGGTTGCAGGTGGAATTGTGTGCCTCCGTGCACAGGGAATTTTCCACCAACCGATCCGAGGGCGGGACGAGGCGGACGAAAAGAAAGTGACAGGCAGGCGGGGAGGCAGCGAGTGATGGTCAGCAGgggggcagcagcaacgagcGCTCGCTTCCTtcgaccagcagcagtggcaaaacaacacacacacttgcaccaGTGCTTGCGTTCGCCTCTCGTTCACTCATGGATGTGTTATTTATGCTTCCGTCtctacccgtttgcgccaccTTTCTGGGGCTCCGCACACATAATACAGACAACAAAGAAGCACCGCAGCAAACCACACTCCCGAACCACACGACACAGCACCACAGTCCACCACACTGGGCCACTTGGATGGTACAAGAAGAGCACAATAACTTTCGACACGTAAATAACGCACAGTCCTACATAGCAATCCGCTTCCACAGTGGCACTTTGTTAGAGCAGAGAGGTGGCCCTTTCCTCCGTGGCCCGTGAGTTGCGTATTACACTGTGCGCTCCCCGATAGATAATTGCGATATTTTACGCCACCACAAGTTATACCGTGCTCATCGTTTCCTTCGCTGTTTATGCAAAGATCATTCCACTCACTTCCACTCAAGTTTCGCGATGTCTTCGATGCGCCAGTGCCCGAGGAAAAGTGAACCcagcagtacgagaggaaatTTTCGCAGCGAGGACTTATTTCCGAAACCAGCCACTTTCCATCCCAATGATTACTTTtgctattattgttgttcGTACTTTGCTGTGGCAAGGCACGGTGGGAAGCTGCCGATGGTACTGGCAAGTTGACAGCTCTTGTACAGCGCAAAAGTGAAGTGCAGGGGTTGCCGCCCAACTTAATGGGTGCGgaatatttgaatttaagtTTAGAACATATTTTCGGCTAGCTGCAATGCAGTTGCaaagttttttgttcattcattTCCCATGAAAACAAGgcagaaaatattgtttttctttgtgcaTGTTGAACATAacgtaaaaaaatgcaaaattgtgccatttgaaaatggttttaatttgATCTTAAAAGCTGTTAATGGCATCACAGCCAGGATTAAACGGGTTGAAGCCATTAAGGAGGCATGTAAGACCTTAGTTGCCTTAGAAGGCGAATAAAGATTTCAACCAAAACTTTCACGGCTGTTACGGGTTCTCTTCGAAATGGTTTCAGATTTTGAATTCAACGAGATAAGATAGCATGCCACCATCGTAATCTGTTTACATACCGGTTTTGCTCTCTCACAAATGTAACTGCCAAATAGAGCGGTGTCAACGCTTTTGGTTCCGAACCGAGAAAGCGTGTGTTCAAATACTGATTTCTATGGGTATATGGGTGTaacttcttttctttttttgtatttgttactATTTAAACTAATAGTTTTTGGTATTAGTATAAACAAAATTTATTGAGaagcaaaattaaaacgatACCTTTAAAAAAACTATGCTATGGAATCTCACACTCATATCTCTGGAAATCACTACGACACTGCATTGTTGAAGACGCTTGCAAAGTGGTTTTCTTTTGGCAGTTGCAAACtccaatttcaaattcaaaacgAAATATGGCATTTAATTACTGCTAAATGCACTGCTAatcgttttccattcgccgACAATTACAAGGCATCATTAGAAGGCATATAACGGAATTTTGCGGGTAGGGATGTCATTTCGATTTTTGATTTTCTAAAAAGATTCAATTTATAGAGCCTTAAAGCCTTTCTTTCTCTGCAATGATGTCATCGATAAAGCTTATCGCAGCCACAGAAAAAACCAATTCTCACCAAACATTGATTTCAAACGGAAACCTACCGTTGTATTCGTTAAAGTTGTAtaagaatatgttttatcgttATGGGTAAATAATCTCTGCTTAAACAATAACAacgtaaagaaaataaatctgTCCACATCTGTAAGGCCCATCCGGCGAAACGTGCGCTATGCGAAATCCAACCCGTCCATAGTTTCGCCTCCACCTTCCTCCACCGGCACCAGATGGCGCTTGGTCAGGTTAAAGTTGATGCCCGTGATGGCGCGGTTttgtttcatcattttcaaaaAGTTGTACCACGTGACGTTTCTCATCAAGTTTTCCGGATTGCCGATGACGATCGTCAGTGCCTGCGCGCGGGTCAGCGCGACATTGAGCCGTCGCGGGTCGGCCAAAAATCCGACCGTGGTGCGATTGGACCGGACGGCCGATATGATGATGACCGGTTTCTCCCGCCCCTGGTACTGGTCCACCGAGCCGACCTCAATGTTGTCCAGCCCGAGCGTGGACAGCCCGTTCTTAATGAACTCCACCTGAGAAGACATGAAAGACGTTAAGAGAGGTGTGGTGCTAGAGAGGCGCATGGAATGTAGCGGCTCCCTTTTCCAATCCCATTACCTGCTTCGAATAGGGCGTAACGATGCCAATGTCCTCTTGCCGCACAATTTGACCGTTAATTTCCTCCTTCATCAGTATTTGCACGTACTGGTACACCAGCTGCGCTTCCTGCACGTTCCAGTAGCTGAGCGAGATGGAGTCCTGCTGCATGAAGCCGACCACCGAGTGGAACAGCATCGGGAGCTTGCGATTGGGCAGATGGTGCCAGTTCACGGCCCAGTGCGTTATCGTCGGGTCGCCCTTGGCCCGCAGTTCCGCGTCGTAAAACTGCTGGTTGGAAAACCGGAACAGGGACTCGTGCGACCGGTAGTTGTCCAGCAGCTTCGTCACCATGTGCGGGCTGTACTCGTTGTTGTTGGCATCCTTCTGATAGACCGGCCGCTTCATCAGCCGCTCCAGCAGCGACGAGTTGTGGGGCGTATCGCGCAGATACGGCATGCGCGTGACGGGCCCGAGCTGCAGCGGATCACCGGCCAGCACGACACTCGCCTGCAGCCTGTTGTTGACCGTATCCGTTCCCACGCACCCGATCGGTACGAGGGCGCTCAGCTCCCGGCAGCTGCCACACTCGTCGATGAAGATGTAATCGTACATGGACCGATCCACccccagctgcagcagccgccCGCTGGTCATGACGGTGCAGACGAGAATGCGCGTCTGCACAAAGTCCTGCATGGCCGGCGTTTCGTAGATGCCGTAGTGCATGTTTGACACCTGCACCACCTTCAGATCCATCCCGTTAATGTCTCGCTGTGAGGTTTGCGAAAAGTAGCGAAACAGATCGTTCACGGTGACGTACTTGAGCAGCCGCTTCGCCAGCTCGTTGCAGGCATAATTGGACGTGGCCGTTACGAGGATGCGTGACTTGGGCCGCATCTTCCAGATCTGCAGTACCGCTTCGACGATGGTGCAGGTTTTGCCCGTGCCCGGTGGCCCGAAAAGAATGTACGGTGCGGGGTAGGCCGTCCGATTGACGATGTTTTTGATAGCCTGCGTTTGCTGCTCA
Coding sequences within:
- the LOC120900162 gene encoding E3 ubiquitin-protein ligase RMND5A isoform X2 encodes the protein MDSCAAVEKEVEKVINKFSAINDHSQRIIGDVISLIEKLRSSIAEGNPDSKVTAGQVDVLNEALSKTKDKLHRLTTEHRDLHGTVSKVGKAIDRNFVADFTATSRTDVFQTERNVMLLNKIMAQHFYRQGMDDVADALIKESGLPAEDIVPEPYAELHRIWEAIHTGNLAPALDWAARYSAELDARNSTLEFKLHRLAFMQILNGGVQAQTDAIAYARSNFAKFVRRFEKDIQILMGTLIYLQIGIHNSPYKYLTAPEMWIETADVFLKDACQLLGINKDSPLSVIVNAGCTALPALLNLKQVMMSRQVTGIWNGRDELPIEIELEPDNRFHSIFACPILRQQSSEDNPPMKLLCGHVISRDALNKLSNGPIMNNTFRLKCPYCPMEQCPSDAKLIYF
- the LOC120900162 gene encoding E3 ubiquitin-protein ligase RMND5A isoform X1, with product MDSCAAVEKEVEKVINKFSAINDHSQRIIGDVISLIEKLRSSIAEGKAGVQRSSPYLPSHLVQKCINTPFPLPPPLPLLGNPDSKVTAGQVDVLNEALSKTKDKLHRLTTEHRDLHGTVSKVGKAIDRNFVADFTATSRTDVFQTERNVMLLNKIMAQHFYRQGMDDVADALIKESGLPAEDIVPEPYAELHRIWEAIHTGNLAPALDWAARYSAELDARNSTLEFKLHRLAFMQILNGGVQAQTDAIAYARSNFAKFVRRFEKDIQILMGTLIYLQIGIHNSPYKYLTAPEMWIETADVFLKDACQLLGINKDSPLSVIVNAGCTALPALLNLKQVMMSRQVTGIWNGRDELPIEIELEPDNRFHSIFACPILRQQSSEDNPPMKLLCGHVISRDALNKLSNGPILKCPYCPMEQCPSDAKLIYF
- the LOC120900163 gene encoding MAP kinase-activated protein kinase 2; protein product: MYAMKPIPVQQLPTQQQQQQMAMPRQPKMTPITDDYDISNTVLGLGINGKVVQCTSKSTGQKYALKVLHDNAKARREVELHWRASGCRNIVNVIDVYENSYGGNRCLLVVMECMEGGELFQRIQERQDGPFTEREAAQVMHEICVAVKYLHDSNIAHRDLKPENLLYTSPHPNAILKLTDFGFSKETFIKDTLQTPCYTPYYVAPEVLGPEKYDKSCDIWSLGVIMYILLCGFPPFYSNQGLAISPGMKARIRTGQYDFPNPEWKKVSQAAKDLIKDMLNVEPEKRLTIEQVMMNPWIRRYTEVPQTPLHTGRMLKEGEEIWPEVQEEMTRSLANMRVDYEMHIKNLDSSNNALLNKRRKRVEEKAAPKE
- the LOC120902976 gene encoding putative helicase MOV-10, yielding MTGEQRATTARGGKPARQSRKSKLKRTGTTRCLLQWVESAINIPESRTPQIVPKPVFRMTVEFSITQSMITIKVQNFCSQILILRSIYLYYETSKRVVLFGGVLRMVPGYEFAMEKEIHEKEDRSYHVVFLSDLLGTPYRLRETVMIHLLSPRKARGPPLKLSKLPVFPVPEYVQEVYLYGFLENPHYSRNASLWLERLKAYRAKQLNADNLTDYLRSLDQIDEFDSHLQMLRYTVENGTLEERLPKEYVLTIDQFKVPPVLLEVGSHVQVNCGVIGRNSGPTIVRGTIVERSSIILIETETPLKTLRSLKIEFPLNRLQYKLEYTALVHMSRLDFSSILFPKIESAKPKTPAKTFNDAVITEFDWFQSCIAENEQQTQAIKNIVNRTAYPAPYILFGPPGTGKTCTIVEAVLQIWKMRPKSRILVTATSNYACNELAKRLLKYVTVNDLFRYFSQTSQRDINGMDLKVVQVSNMHYGIYETPAMQDFVQTRILVCTVMTSGRLLQLGVDRSMYDYIFIDECGSCRELSALVPIGCVGTDTVNNRLQASVVLAGDPLQLGPVTRMPYLRDTPHNSSLLERLMKRPVYQKDANNNEYSPHMVTKLLDNYRSHESLFRFSNQQFYDAELRAKGDPTITHWAVNWHHLPNRKLPMLFHSVVGFMQQDSISLSYWNVQEAQLVYQYVQILMKEEINGQIVRQEDIGIVTPYSKQVEFIKNGLSTLGLDNIEVGSVDQYQGREKPVIIISAVRSNRTTVGFLADPRRLNVALTRAQALTIVIGNPENLMRNVTWYNFLKMMKQNRAITGINFNLTKRHLVPVEEGGGETMDGLDFA
- the LOC120900162 gene encoding E3 ubiquitin-protein ligase RMND5A isoform X3, encoding MDSCAAVEKEVEKVINKFSAINDHSQRIIGDVISLIEKLRSSIAEGNPDSKVTAGQVDVLNEALSKTKDKLHRLTTEHRDLHGTVSKVGKAIDRNFVADFTATSRTDVFQTERNVMLLNKIMAQHFYRQGMDDVADALIKESGLPAEDIVPEPYAELHRIWEAIHTGNLAPALDWAARYSAELDARNSTLEFKLHRLAFMQILNGGVQAQTDAIAYARSNFAKFVRRFEKDIQILMGTLIYLQIGIHNSPYKYLTAPEMWIETADVFLKDACQLLGINKDSPLSVIVNAGCTALPALLNLKQVMMSRQVTGIWNGRDELPIEIELEPDNRFHSIFACPILRQQSSEDNPPMKLLCGHVISRDALNKLSNGPILKCPYCPMEQCPSDAKLIYF